One window of the uncultured Fibrobacter sp. genome contains the following:
- a CDS encoding rubredoxin, with product MGEFDRYQCNICNYIYDPEYGDPEAGTDALPGTSFSELPEYWVCPHCGAEKEDFENID from the coding sequence ATGGGCGAATTTGACAGATACCAGTGCAATATTTGCAACTATATATATGATCCGGAGTACGGGGATCCAGAAGCAGGCACAGACGCCTTGCCGGGAACATCGTTTAGCGAACTTCCCGAATATTGGGTATGCCCCCACTGCGGCGCCGAAAAAGAAGATTTTGAAAACATTGACTGA